The Halostella limicola genome includes the window TTGTGCGTGATGAAGATGATCGTCTTGCCCTGGTCGGTGAGCTCCTCGAACACCGAGAACAGGTCCTCGACCTCCTGGGGCGTGAGGACGGCGGTCGGCTCGTCGAGGATGAGCACGTCGGCTCCGCGGTACAGCGCCTTGAGGATCTCGACTCGCTGCTGGGCGCCGACCGAGAGGTCCTCGATGAGGGCGTCCGGATCGACGTCGAAGCCGTACCGCTCGGAGAGCTCGACGACCTCCCGACGGGCGCGCTCGTCGTCGACGGTCATGCCGAGCCACTTGCGCGGTTCGTTGCCGAGCGTGATGTTCTCGGCGACGGTCATGGGGTCGACTAGCATGAAGTGCTGGTGAATCATGCCGACGCCGGCGTCGATAGCGTCTCTCGGGGAGTCGAAGTTGCGTTTCTCTCCGTTGACGATCACGTTCCCCTCTTCGGGCTGGTACAGGCCGTAGAGGACGTTCATCAACGTCGTCTTGCCGGCTCCGTTCTCGCCGAGTAGGGCGTGAACGGTGCCGCGTTCGACGCGGAGGTCGACGTCGTCGTTGGCGACGACCCCTGGGAATCGTTTGGTGATCCCGTCGAGGTGGACGGCACCTGTCATGCCACCCGGTTTTCTCGGGGGATTCTTAATAGTACGGTTTCAGATCGACCGACTCGATGGGATCTGTCTCACTGAGGGCTGTCGGGGACGTCGATGTCGCCAGCGATGATCTCCTCGCGGGTCGACGCGACGGCGTCCTTGACGTCCTGCGGGATCTGGGATTCCAGGTCCTGCCCGTAGACGCACGCGACGCCCTCTTCTTCGAGCCCGAGCGGCACAGTCCGGCCGCCCTCGAACTCGTCGTTGACGGTCTCCTCGACGGCGTTGTACACGGCAGTGTCGACGCGTTTGACCATGCTCGCGAGGATGACGTCGGCGTAGGACTCGGCCGTCACCGACTGGTCGCGGTCGACGCCGATCGCGAAGCGGCCCTGCTCCTGCGCGGCGTCGAAGACGCCCGTCCCCGTGTTCCCCGCCGCATGGTAGACGATATCGGCGCCGGAGTTGTACATCGAGAGCGCCGCCTCCTTGCCGCCGGAGGGGTCGTTGAAGTCCCCGACGTACGAGGTCTGCACGTCGACGTCCTCGCTCGCGTGTTTCGCCCCCGCGATGAACCCGGCCTCGAACTTCTGGATGAGGTCGGACTCGACGCCGCCGACGAAGCCGACGTTCGTGGAGTCGGGACGGGTCGCCCCCGCACCCGCTTCGAACTCCATGCCGGTGAGCAGGCCGGCCATCTGCCCGACGAGGAACGACCCCTCGTGTTCCGCGAAGACGTACGAGGCGACGTTGTCGGCGTCGACGACGCTGTCGACGATCTGGAAGCTCTGCTCGGGGTACTCCGCCGCGGTCTCAGAGAGCGCGTCGGCCTGCAGGAAGCCGATGCAGGAGACGAGGTCGTAATCGGGGTTCGTCGACTGGGCGAACTGCTGCTGGAGGTTGCTGAAGTCGGACACCTCCTCCGGCTGGACCTCGTCGTAGGAGATGTCGAGTTCCTCTTCGGCCTGCTGGATGCCGGTCTGGGCCTGGTCGTTGAACGACCCGTCGCCGAGACCGCCCGTGGCGTACACCATGCCGATGTTGGCGGCCGCCTCGTCACCTCCACCGCCGCCGCCCCCGTTTCCGGTACAACCGGCGAAGCCGGCGAGCCCTGCTGCGCCGAGACCACTGACGAACTGCCGTCTGTTGATAGCCATATCCGTTTCTGAGACTTATCTATCTTAAATTCATCGATAGTTGCGGTCGCGGTCGGCGAAAATGAAAACAGTGGGGACAGGTACGCGGGCCGATCCGTCCCCTCGCAAACGCCGCAAACGAATGTGCTGGCGTGCCACGTCCCGCACACTCGAGTGTCGCGCCGCGGCGGCGAATCGACCGTCGCCCGCGGCGACGAATTGACCCCGGATGAGACGGCCGAACTCCGCTTTCCGCTGTCGCCGACAAGCGAAGGGTAGTTCACTCGCGCCCGCGATGTGTCGCGCATGGACGCCGCAATCATCATCCTCGACGGGTGGGGACTCGGCGAGCACGACCGGCGCGACGCCGTCAAGGCGGCGGACACGCCGAACTTCGATCGCTACGCCGAGTCCGGCGCGTACGGCACGCTGAACGTCACGGGACGTCGGGTCGGCCTCCCGGACGGACAGATGGGCAACAGCGAGGTCGGCCACCTGAACATCGGCGCGGGACGGGTGGTCAAGCAGGAGTACACCCGCATCACTGACTCCATCGAGGAGGGCACCTTCCACACGAACGACGCGCTCCAGTCGGCGTCGACGTACGCCGAGGAGCACGACGGCCGGGTCCACTTCATGGGGCTCGTGAGCGACGGCGGCGTCCACTCCGACTACGAGCACCTGTTCGCGCTCGTCGAGATGGCCGCCGAGCGCGGGGTCGAGGCGGTCACGCACGCGTTCATGGACGGGCGCGACACGTCCCCGACGGCGGGCGCGGGCTACCTCCGCGAACTGGAGGAGGTCATCGAGGAGCACGGCACCGGCCACGTCGCCACCGTCACGGGCCGCTACTACGCGATGGACCGCGACCAGAACTGGAACCGGACGAAGCGCGCGTACGA containing:
- a CDS encoding BMP family lipoprotein, which gives rise to MAINRRQFVSGLGAAGLAGFAGCTGNGGGGGGGDEAAANIGMVYATGGLGDGSFNDQAQTGIQQAEEELDISYDEVQPEEVSDFSNLQQQFAQSTNPDYDLVSCIGFLQADALSETAAEYPEQSFQIVDSVVDADNVASYVFAEHEGSFLVGQMAGLLTGMEFEAGAGATRPDSTNVGFVGGVESDLIQKFEAGFIAGAKHASEDVDVQTSYVGDFNDPSGGKEAALSMYNSGADIVYHAAGNTGTGVFDAAQEQGRFAIGVDRDQSVTAESYADVILASMVKRVDTAVYNAVEETVNDEFEGGRTVPLGLEEEGVACVYGQDLESQIPQDVKDAVASTREEIIAGDIDVPDSPQ